The following coding sequences are from one Veillonella rodentium window:
- a CDS encoding DMT family transporter, whose amino-acid sequence MSSSVKNIGLLAIFLATIFLSTKSIFAKLLYLHEITPIMILMYRAIISLPFFLVPLLKVDWKNTGIKQVMIYGVIGSFIYLSSSIADFIGLLFISASLERAILFTFPIYVFLLSKESSKITIVQIGLIFSTVIGLMFMFNPIVIGNIRDTLVGGGLVLLSAIFWAIFIIYSKHAVQMIGATAFTSAYMCISTIALVLIFMIFSKDVTPSFLLEDSVMVYLVLLALMCSIIPSYLLSYGVKVISATQTAIISALGPISTLVLDVIVLNHNITINEIIGTIIVTLSVTYLTRLYK is encoded by the coding sequence ATGAGTTCGTCAGTAAAAAATATAGGCTTATTGGCAATATTTCTAGCAACCATTTTTTTATCAACGAAATCCATTTTTGCGAAACTTCTTTACCTACATGAAATTACTCCTATTATGATATTAATGTATAGGGCTATTATTTCATTGCCCTTTTTCTTAGTTCCTCTGTTGAAAGTGGATTGGAAAAATACAGGCATTAAACAGGTAATGATATACGGTGTAATCGGTTCTTTTATTTATTTGTCATCATCGATAGCAGATTTTATCGGGCTGTTATTCATATCTGCATCTTTGGAACGGGCTATTTTATTCACTTTTCCAATATATGTTTTTCTACTATCTAAAGAGAGCTCTAAAATTACAATCGTTCAGATCGGTTTAATTTTTTCGACAGTAATTGGACTAATGTTTATGTTTAATCCAATTGTAATCGGAAATATTAGAGATACCCTGGTTGGTGGAGGATTAGTTCTGTTATCTGCAATCTTTTGGGCTATATTCATTATTTATAGTAAGCATGCCGTTCAAATGATTGGAGCAACTGCTTTTACCAGTGCCTATATGTGTATAAGCACTATAGCATTAGTTTTAATTTTTATGATTTTTTCGAAAGATGTTACACCTAGCTTTTTGCTTGAAGATAGTGTAATGGTTTATTTAGTACTACTGGCTTTAATGTGTTCTATAATTCCTTCCTATCTTTTATCTTATGGAGTAAAAGTTATTAGTGCAACACAAACTGCAATAATTAGTGCATTAGGCCCGATTTCAACATTGGTATTAGATGTAATCGTATTGAATCATAATATTACCATAAATGAAATTATAGGCACTATAATTGTAACTTTGAGCGTCACCTATTTAACCAGATTGTATAAATAA
- a CDS encoding PD-(D/E)XK nuclease family protein, translating into MSISIYYGRAGSGKTQAVCARIAQVMKECPGDPIILLVPEPATYRVERELAEFMPQKGFTTVRVVGFGRLGYQVYQSIGSKGDHQSGLTAFGRAMLLRLVMKRKQQELGLLEQATKRPEFSSVLQQLFSEFRAFRIGPDDLERGAESVKNGVLQKKLRELALCMAAYEEEISRHGERDIDPIMEIVEALPHSPLMENCHVFIDGFHWFTPTHYELIYTLFDLAKEAVITVDLPMAPEALNVARRGEHLFSRPLEIYDTLVARYGSRIEWVGFDGKRGPRVVQALESDFFTSPARANSTDERISLIRGYNREREADAVARRILDYVESSEGARYRDVCVMLRESETYGDTLEKVFTRYGVPHFIDRQRPMKNHPLGELLTDLFGIVRHSYSRDSMFRLLKTDLMPLTREAVDELENYVLEFGIDHYKWESESWSYLQGFQRGRDDEETHFDAPRRARVNVSRQIIMDILSPWFDFASNAEGHTGGEWGAELYRILEVLQVPHRLYEWTQDAEASGDQESKASHEQMYNAVISFIDEVSSVMKDEILTLDEMMLLLEEGLSDVNYSMIPPSLDHVVITTIERGYSQWWPKVFVMGLNQGVFPQSMGDEGLIKDRERQELAEAGITLAEGALPKAFNENFLLYLAMTRGGDSLTLSYAGSGEDGTGLEPALVIKRLESLGYVDEAVDVPLTIMPDTEERYLWHPNQSLSLLSERWGALLSGEPVSPVWWGLYNWARRSAAYRTRLAEVSRGIRDNNDVPVITQDLVNGLFLSKGYMSGSVTRLEKYQQCPFRFYAQYGLRLEPRKVRSFGAPEIGTFLHANLERLGNYLLEHNQQWRDLDESTQREMCSAVVDEIVRDNQFSDDESSAYQEAIESRVQRTLESTVGRLVEWSKRSDFNTKYLEQNFGRGGGWDSINVSLGADRYLRLAGQIDRIDEYTTDGQTYGMVIDYKSGGAKVSAQDVYYGLKLQLMTYLLALESAYGGMHGDAMSPAAVVYTYVKNPQTSSDAPISYDDASELAKKNSTLQNSGYFADDVELLTHIDNQVLNYGSGKGPYVPLRIGKDQQIHKGDKPKVKSSGDFDVMCRYTRHVMARAGQQIGDGLFPIKPYQLNGVRPCTYCEYQNVCRFDSSRNQYNYLSRLAEEDALNSMKEALNEGGEDHGC; encoded by the coding sequence ATGAGTATCAGTATATATTACGGACGCGCCGGATCCGGCAAGACGCAGGCCGTCTGCGCGCGAATTGCACAAGTGATGAAAGAATGCCCGGGGGACCCGATTATTCTGCTCGTGCCCGAACCGGCAACTTATCGGGTGGAACGGGAACTGGCGGAGTTTATGCCTCAAAAAGGTTTTACGACGGTGCGGGTTGTAGGCTTTGGACGCCTCGGATACCAAGTGTACCAGTCTATCGGTTCCAAAGGGGATCATCAATCGGGACTGACAGCGTTCGGTCGCGCCATGTTGCTGCGCCTTGTGATGAAGCGCAAACAGCAGGAATTAGGGCTCCTGGAACAGGCGACGAAACGTCCTGAGTTCTCGTCGGTGCTGCAACAATTATTTTCCGAGTTTCGTGCGTTTCGCATCGGGCCGGATGATCTGGAACGCGGCGCTGAATCCGTAAAGAACGGTGTGTTGCAGAAGAAGTTGCGTGAACTCGCTCTATGCATGGCGGCATACGAAGAAGAGATCAGCCGTCACGGCGAGCGCGATATAGACCCGATCATGGAAATCGTGGAGGCGTTGCCGCACTCCCCGCTGATGGAGAATTGCCATGTCTTTATCGACGGTTTCCATTGGTTTACGCCGACTCATTATGAACTGATTTATACTCTGTTTGATCTGGCGAAGGAAGCGGTTATCACCGTCGATTTGCCGATGGCTCCCGAAGCGCTCAATGTTGCACGCCGCGGAGAGCATCTGTTCAGCCGTCCTCTTGAAATCTATGACACGTTGGTCGCCCGATATGGTAGCCGAATCGAATGGGTAGGCTTTGACGGCAAGCGGGGCCCCCGGGTGGTACAGGCGTTAGAGTCCGATTTCTTTACGAGTCCCGCAAGGGCGAACTCTACGGATGAGCGGATTTCCCTCATCAGAGGATATAATCGGGAGCGCGAAGCCGATGCGGTGGCGCGGCGTATATTGGATTATGTGGAATCCTCTGAAGGTGCGCGGTATCGCGATGTGTGCGTCATGCTGCGCGAATCGGAAACTTATGGGGACACATTGGAAAAGGTTTTTACCCGTTACGGTGTTCCACATTTTATCGACCGTCAGCGACCGATGAAAAATCATCCGTTAGGAGAACTGTTGACGGATTTATTTGGTATCGTCCGTCATAGCTACAGTCGTGACAGCATGTTCCGTTTATTGAAAACGGATTTAATGCCTCTTACGCGCGAGGCCGTCGATGAATTGGAAAATTACGTTCTCGAATTCGGTATCGATCATTATAAATGGGAATCTGAAAGCTGGTCGTATTTACAGGGCTTTCAAAGGGGGCGGGACGATGAGGAAACCCATTTTGATGCGCCTCGCAGAGCGCGTGTCAATGTGTCCCGTCAGATTATCATGGACATTTTGTCGCCGTGGTTTGATTTCGCATCGAATGCGGAGGGCCATACGGGTGGCGAATGGGGCGCCGAGCTGTATCGCATTTTAGAGGTGCTGCAGGTGCCGCACCGCCTCTATGAATGGACTCAGGATGCCGAGGCGAGCGGAGATCAGGAGTCTAAGGCGAGTCATGAGCAGATGTATAATGCGGTCATTTCGTTCATTGACGAAGTATCGTCGGTGATGAAGGATGAAATTCTCACGTTAGATGAGATGATGCTGCTCCTTGAAGAAGGCTTGAGTGACGTCAATTACTCCATGATTCCGCCGTCTCTAGATCATGTGGTAATCACCACCATCGAGCGCGGATATAGTCAGTGGTGGCCGAAGGTTTTCGTGATGGGCCTCAATCAGGGAGTATTCCCGCAAAGCATGGGCGATGAAGGACTCATCAAGGACCGGGAGCGTCAGGAACTGGCCGAGGCCGGCATTACTCTTGCGGAAGGGGCACTGCCGAAGGCGTTCAACGAAAATTTCCTGCTCTACCTGGCGATGACAAGAGGCGGAGATTCGTTGACATTGTCCTATGCCGGATCCGGCGAGGACGGTACGGGGCTTGAACCGGCCCTTGTGATTAAGCGTCTGGAATCGCTCGGCTATGTGGATGAGGCTGTCGATGTGCCGCTTACCATCATGCCCGACACGGAAGAACGCTACTTATGGCATCCGAATCAGAGTCTGTCCCTCCTGTCGGAACGATGGGGGGCGCTTCTTAGCGGCGAACCTGTGAGTCCCGTGTGGTGGGGCCTTTATAACTGGGCCCGTCGAAGTGCGGCCTATCGAACTCGTCTGGCCGAGGTGTCGCGCGGTATTCGCGATAATAACGACGTGCCGGTCATCACGCAGGACCTGGTAAACGGTCTGTTCTTATCAAAGGGCTACATGTCCGGCTCCGTGACGCGTCTTGAAAAATACCAGCAATGTCCGTTCCGCTTCTATGCACAGTACGGATTGCGACTGGAACCGCGCAAGGTGCGTTCCTTCGGAGCGCCTGAAATCGGTACCTTCCTGCACGCCAATCTGGAGCGCCTCGGCAATTATCTGCTGGAACATAATCAGCAGTGGCGCGATTTGGATGAGTCGACGCAGCGCGAGATGTGCAGTGCTGTTGTCGATGAAATCGTGAGAGACAATCAGTTCAGTGATGATGAAAGCTCCGCGTATCAGGAGGCTATCGAAAGCCGTGTGCAGCGCACATTGGAATCGACTGTAGGACGTCTCGTGGAATGGTCGAAGCGCAGCGATTTCAATACGAAGTATCTGGAGCAGAATTTCGGCCGCGGAGGCGGCTGGGATTCGATTAATGTGTCTCTCGGCGCTGATCGCTATCTCCGTCTTGCGGGACAGATCGACAGAATCGATGAATATACCACGGACGGTCAAACGTACGGTATGGTCATCGACTACAAGTCGGGCGGTGCCAAGGTGAGCGCTCAGGATGTGTATTACGGACTCAAGCTGCAGCTGATGACATATTTACTGGCATTGGAATCCGCATACGGCGGAATGCATGGCGATGCGATGTCTCCGGCTGCGGTCGTATATACGTATGTTAAGAATCCGCAGACATCGTCGGATGCGCCTATATCCTATGATGACGCGTCGGAGCTGGCTAAGAAGAACAGCACCTTGCAGAACAGCGGTTATTTTGCGGATGATGTGGAACTGTTGACGCACATTGACAATCAGGTGCTTAATTATGGCTCCGGTAAAGGGCCTTACGTGCCGCTTCGCATCGGTAAGGATCAGCAGATTCATAAAGGCGACAAGCCTAAGGTGAAGAGCTCCGGCGACTTTGACGTTATGTGCCGGTATACTCGTCACGTGATGGCCCGGGCGGGACAGCAGATAGGGGACGGATTGTTTCCTATCAAGCCGTATCAGCTGAACGGCGTGCGGCCGTGTACCTATTGCGAATATCAGAACGTGTGCCGCTTTGATTCGAGTCGCAATCAATACAATTATTTATCCAGACTGGCGGAAGAGGATGCGCTGAACTCTATGAAAGAAGCATTGAATGAAGGAGGTGAAGACCATGGCTGTTAA
- a CDS encoding magnesium transporter CorA family protein has protein sequence MITVYKHIEEELVADYTVSDATKGSWVNLVNPDPDELSLINILTEIPTDVLKTALDMEERSHVELEDNYIFVVINIPAIRGNDMYDTVPLGIFLTPDFFITVCLEESEVLYPFISNQLSTFYTYKKTRFLFQILYRTATLFLRYLQQINRRTDDIEVQLRHTTKNKDFFQLLELQKSMTYFTSALRTNGTVMERLLRLRGHTTYKHLLKMYEEDEDLLEDVIIENKQAIEMVEMYSNILMNMMNAFTSIISNNLNMVMKMLAALTITLAVPTIIFSLWGTNVALPFQDDPNGFYEVIGISVVCSIIAIIGMWKKDLF, from the coding sequence ATGATTACGGTGTACAAACATATTGAAGAAGAATTAGTTGCCGATTACACTGTGTCAGATGCCACAAAAGGTTCTTGGGTAAATTTGGTGAACCCTGACCCCGATGAGTTATCCCTCATCAATATTTTGACGGAAATTCCGACGGATGTATTAAAGACCGCTCTCGATATGGAAGAACGTTCTCACGTGGAGTTGGAGGATAATTATATTTTCGTCGTTATCAATATTCCGGCGATTCGTGGCAATGATATGTACGATACGGTGCCGCTCGGTATCTTTTTGACGCCTGACTTCTTCATTACCGTATGTCTTGAAGAGTCCGAGGTGTTGTATCCGTTCATTTCGAATCAACTGTCTACGTTCTATACGTATAAAAAGACACGGTTCCTGTTCCAGATCCTGTACCGCACGGCGACGCTGTTCCTGCGTTACTTGCAACAGATCAACCGCCGTACCGATGATATCGAAGTTCAGTTGCGTCATACGACGAAGAATAAGGACTTTTTCCAGTTGTTGGAATTACAGAAATCCATGACATACTTTACGTCCGCCTTGCGTACGAACGGTACCGTTATGGAGAGGCTGTTGCGTTTGCGCGGTCATACGACTTATAAACATCTGCTCAAGATGTACGAAGAGGACGAAGACCTCCTGGAAGACGTTATTATCGAGAATAAACAGGCCATCGAGATGGTTGAAATGTACTCTAACATTCTGATGAACATGATGAACGCTTTCACATCCATCATCTCAAATAACCTCAATATGGTGATGAAAATGTTGGCGGCCCTTACGATTACCTTGGCGGTGCCGACGATTATATTCAGCCTGTGGGGGACGAATGTGGCGTTGCCGTTCCAGGATGATCCGAACGGATTCTATGAAGTGATAGGCATTTCCGTGGTGTGCTCCATCATTGCCATCATCGGTATGTGGAAAAAAGATTTATTCTAA
- a CDS encoding MFS transporter yields the protein MGGIRFSRSQILILVSVWLTFLLSFVMRLSWASVMPIVNDALNFTAKMGSQHIAAFYFGYALTVLPGGILADKIGYRRTILCSLIGMAAVTALMSTITDYTYAWGLRFLLGVMSGPVQASCLSAIGDHFGPNQRGVAVGFFMSCTSFGITTVNLYAPYVATHYGWQTAFLVTAALPLAVWLLCYFTVRKPSEEIMAQRESEASAAAAKLGMGQTSLKENLKHIISNRNIRCLAIAGFFATGTTWGVTQWANLYMVKQLGVTAIYAGQVMSAFGTAALIAKPTIGILSDILPIKKNHLAAFVMFLFAPALILFASTNNPDMLFVTGPILGIGAFMHSALTNALVVQSAAPHLRGTTAGFVNLFNQIGALLAPLLLGNVLVMTGSYQLSLMSIAIAPAIGACALFFVRLNR from the coding sequence ATGGGGGGAATCAGGTTTTCACGGTCACAGATTTTAATTTTAGTCAGCGTATGGCTCACGTTTTTATTGAGTTTTGTCATGCGTTTATCCTGGGCATCGGTTATGCCCATCGTCAATGATGCGCTCAATTTTACGGCAAAGATGGGATCTCAGCATATTGCGGCATTTTACTTCGGTTATGCGCTCACGGTATTGCCCGGCGGTATCCTGGCGGATAAGATCGGCTATCGCCGAACTATTTTATGCAGCTTAATCGGTATGGCCGCGGTAACAGCCTTGATGAGCACCATTACGGATTATACTTATGCATGGGGATTGCGGTTCCTATTAGGTGTTATGTCCGGGCCTGTACAGGCATCCTGTCTGAGTGCTATCGGTGATCACTTCGGCCCGAATCAACGCGGTGTGGCGGTAGGATTCTTTATGAGCTGTACCTCTTTCGGTATTACTACCGTTAATCTATATGCGCCGTATGTGGCGACTCATTACGGTTGGCAGACCGCGTTTCTCGTGACAGCCGCATTGCCGTTAGCGGTATGGCTTCTGTGTTATTTTACAGTCCGTAAACCGAGTGAGGAGATCATGGCTCAGCGCGAATCAGAAGCGTCTGCAGCAGCGGCTAAACTCGGTATGGGTCAAACATCTTTAAAAGAAAATTTGAAGCATATCATCTCGAATCGAAATATTCGCTGCCTTGCGATCGCCGGCTTTTTTGCGACGGGAACGACCTGGGGTGTAACTCAGTGGGCGAACTTGTACATGGTTAAGCAGCTGGGTGTAACGGCTATCTATGCAGGGCAGGTTATGAGTGCCTTCGGCACGGCGGCGCTTATTGCAAAGCCGACTATCGGTATTTTATCGGATATTTTGCCGATTAAGAAGAATCACCTGGCGGCTTTTGTGATGTTCCTGTTTGCACCTGCGCTGATTTTATTTGCCAGCACGAATAATCCGGATATGCTCTTTGTAACGGGGCCGATCTTGGGGATTGGGGCTTTTATGCATAGCGCATTGACGAATGCCCTCGTGGTACAGTCGGCGGCGCCGCACTTGCGCGGAACTACGGCGGGCTTCGTAAATCTCTTTAACCAAATCGGGGCTCTTCTGGCGCCGTTACTGTTGGGAAATGTTCTTGTTATGACGGGCAGCTACCAACTGTCTTTGATGTCTATCGCCATCGCTCCTGCTATCGGCGCATGCGCGTTATTCTTTGTGCGTCTTAATCGGTGA
- a CDS encoding SGNH/GDSL hydrolase family protein, which translates to MHIVCFGDSITRGYDVPYGLGWVELCAEAMTHTQFTNYGVDGLSVQGLLNRVEAWASAVSYDQNRYIFLMCGTNDILQGRDAGYVFRILVKAIEQAAEKGRIIIGLETQIDSDMDGINREVVAVNDKLKTYASKHHHKIIDFYSTLHEADRSGHIVFAGEVHPNELGYRLMSQTALKVFLQFGKMEC; encoded by the coding sequence ATGCATATAGTCTGTTTCGGTGACAGTATTACGCGCGGTTATGATGTACCGTACGGGCTCGGCTGGGTCGAATTGTGCGCAGAGGCGATGACGCATACGCAGTTTACCAATTACGGCGTGGACGGACTGTCCGTACAGGGCCTGCTCAATCGTGTGGAGGCCTGGGCGAGTGCAGTTTCTTACGACCAAAATCGCTATATCTTCCTCATGTGCGGTACCAACGATATTCTGCAGGGACGTGATGCGGGCTATGTATTTCGCATTCTTGTGAAAGCTATCGAACAGGCTGCTGAAAAAGGACGGATTATTATTGGCCTGGAAACACAGATTGACAGCGATATGGACGGTATCAACCGGGAAGTCGTCGCCGTTAACGATAAGCTGAAAACCTATGCATCAAAGCACCATCATAAGATTATCGATTTTTACAGCACTTTACATGAAGCGGACCGTAGCGGACATATTGTATTCGCGGGCGAAGTACATCCCAATGAGTTGGGGTATCGCTTGATGTCACAAACAGCTTTGAAGGTGTTTCTGCAGTTCGGTAAGATGGAGTGTTAA
- the addA gene encoding helicase-exonuclease AddAB subunit AddA, with the protein MAVKWTPEQESAIIAPKDSALSAQTLLVAAAAGSGKTAVLVERIITRLKDMDNPLSVQELMVVTFTKAAAQEMSSRIGLALAKAMESTDDPKLQARLERQLNLLPSAHISTLHSFCQWVIRSYFYKLDINPTARIGNEAEMALLQQEVLEDLLKAAYEDATYNIYELADFFSDDKSDAGLSEKVMALYNYAMSLSNPDGWLRRALVPYREAMDVSPVDTLWGQFMWDKQMETVERIKERLQRMEQILLEPAGPQKWQKNYDNQLAGLMTLVSAHTWDAMGSACAHLDAFLKDQLRLGSKEGASMDPALVEEFKVLANQNKDDLKSMQSGIFTVSETTLQEQFRSQYPVIEGLVELTIAFHEVYVEAKKEQGVMDFNDLEHLCLALLVEPGTEDDPQPSDVAKELQDTFKEIMVDEYQDTNGVQETIINLISKEDNRFYVGDVKQAIYSFRMADSSLFMDKYNTYGGSDAVERRIDLAKNFRSHENILAVTNFLFYQIMTAEAAELNYTERESLIPGRIVEDAPDNWVGGDVELQLLDVGSDTLGAYVKDMEEDRDEPENNERELDFIIQKIKEIHASKKCVQNPDGTFRQIEWRDFVVLRRSLAGWGTRAVEAMRQAGIPAVVNERDGYFEAQEIQLLLALLSIIDNPEQDLPMAAVLHSGLVGLDANELGALRLSGEGTLWTLMPAYAERTQDERLLSFIAHMERWRTLSRRHGVADLLWDIYESQDYVNYVGAMPNGLVRRANVLALYERAKGFESSGFRGLFRFLRFVESLRDSNQDMAVANVVTEADDVVRLMTIHKSKGLEFPVVFLSGMQKRFNKRDLTSPLLIDKNAGIGLKGYYPDIRVTYPTMPWFYVKDVKEAALKAEEQRILYVALTRARDKLFMTGFIKGLSSEKGLTAAGKLVKAGASVDTQTLPKDLITQANSYLDWVLMGTARHLDGGNPLRAGIEYEGSTCFDLKDKQCRIKVEIHDGAAYGDLDYKADVDETTIGKVRELAAVNEVALPQVIVDRFNYTYPYEDACRRTAKISVSELKRRFQEREEEAGDIDSLPRSEPVERTPERIGAPCNVQSEPNSEVADSGDIDSSVEAVSKTDTIMALQPSVVVDDDALANSVFGRKPRVLQSEEDVLTGAQWGTLMHEAMQWLPIDTYTQVSLSKRLDELVLKGTFTAEERNLLNDSGLYRFFTSDLGKRLIASKRVERELPFSMLFDGQRVYETLEAGENLFLQGIIDTAFEEDGAWVLVDYKTDRVQSGDELIRRYKIQMDLYKEALCRLTDMPVKACYIYSFRLHDAIIV; encoded by the coding sequence ATGGCTGTTAAGTGGACGCCTGAACAGGAATCGGCGATTATCGCACCGAAGGATTCGGCTCTGTCGGCTCAGACCTTGCTGGTGGCGGCCGCAGCGGGATCCGGTAAGACGGCGGTCCTCGTGGAACGCATCATTACGCGTCTCAAGGATATGGATAATCCGTTATCCGTACAGGAACTGATGGTCGTAACCTTCACGAAGGCGGCGGCGCAGGAGATGAGCTCCCGTATCGGGCTGGCATTGGCAAAGGCCATGGAATCCACAGATGATCCGAAGCTGCAGGCGCGATTGGAACGGCAGCTCAATCTGTTGCCGTCCGCTCATATTTCAACGCTTCACTCCTTCTGTCAGTGGGTGATCCGTTCGTACTTTTACAAACTCGATATCAATCCGACGGCGCGTATCGGGAACGAGGCGGAAATGGCGCTCCTGCAGCAGGAGGTGCTGGAGGATCTGCTGAAAGCGGCCTACGAGGACGCTACTTATAATATTTATGAACTGGCGGATTTCTTCAGCGATGATAAATCCGATGCGGGTTTGTCGGAGAAGGTGATGGCGCTATATAATTACGCCATGTCCCTCAGTAATCCCGACGGATGGCTGCGCCGCGCTTTGGTGCCGTACAGGGAAGCGATGGATGTATCGCCTGTGGACACCTTGTGGGGCCAATTCATGTGGGACAAGCAGATGGAGACCGTTGAACGCATCAAGGAGCGGTTGCAGCGGATGGAGCAGATTCTCTTAGAACCTGCAGGCCCTCAAAAGTGGCAGAAAAATTATGATAATCAGCTGGCCGGCCTTATGACTCTCGTTTCGGCTCATACGTGGGATGCGATGGGCTCCGCCTGTGCGCATCTGGATGCGTTTTTAAAGGATCAGTTGCGATTAGGCTCGAAAGAGGGCGCATCCATGGACCCTGCGTTGGTCGAAGAATTTAAAGTGCTGGCCAATCAGAATAAAGATGATTTGAAAAGCATGCAATCCGGTATATTCACCGTGTCGGAAACGACATTGCAGGAGCAGTTCAGATCTCAGTATCCCGTCATTGAGGGCCTTGTAGAACTCACAATCGCCTTTCACGAAGTTTATGTGGAGGCGAAGAAGGAACAGGGCGTCATGGACTTTAACGACCTTGAGCATCTGTGTCTGGCGCTCCTCGTGGAGCCAGGAACGGAAGATGACCCTCAACCGTCCGATGTGGCGAAGGAACTGCAGGATACTTTCAAAGAAATCATGGTCGACGAATACCAGGATACGAACGGGGTGCAGGAGACGATTATCAACTTGATTTCCAAAGAGGATAATCGATTTTATGTGGGCGACGTTAAGCAGGCCATTTACAGTTTCCGCATGGCGGACAGCTCTCTGTTTATGGATAAGTATAATACGTACGGCGGATCTGATGCGGTGGAGCGCCGTATCGATTTGGCGAAGAATTTCCGGTCTCATGAAAATATTCTGGCGGTGACGAATTTTCTGTTCTATCAGATTATGACCGCCGAAGCGGCCGAACTGAATTACACGGAGCGGGAATCCCTCATTCCGGGGCGTATCGTGGAGGATGCACCGGATAACTGGGTCGGCGGCGACGTGGAACTGCAACTGCTCGATGTGGGCTCCGATACGCTCGGCGCTTATGTGAAAGACATGGAAGAGGACAGGGATGAGCCGGAGAATAACGAACGGGAACTTGATTTTATAATTCAAAAAATCAAGGAGATTCACGCTTCCAAAAAGTGCGTTCAGAATCCGGACGGCACATTTCGGCAGATCGAGTGGCGGGACTTTGTCGTGTTGCGCCGTTCTCTTGCCGGTTGGGGCACTCGTGCCGTGGAGGCTATGCGACAGGCTGGGATCCCTGCGGTCGTGAACGAGCGGGACGGATACTTTGAGGCCCAGGAGATTCAGCTGCTTTTAGCACTGCTATCCATTATCGACAATCCGGAGCAGGACTTGCCGATGGCGGCCGTTCTTCATTCGGGGCTAGTCGGCCTCGATGCCAATGAACTGGGTGCGCTTCGCCTTTCCGGAGAGGGGACTTTGTGGACCCTCATGCCGGCTTATGCGGAGCGGACGCAGGATGAACGGCTGCTGTCGTTTATCGCTCATATGGAGCGGTGGCGTACATTGTCCCGCCGTCACGGGGTGGCCGATCTGTTGTGGGATATTTACGAATCTCAGGATTATGTAAATTATGTGGGCGCCATGCCGAACGGCCTGGTGCGTCGCGCCAATGTGCTGGCGTTGTACGAGAGGGCGAAGGGCTTTGAATCGTCCGGATTCCGAGGACTGTTCAGATTTTTGCGCTTTGTTGAAAGCTTGCGTGACAGTAATCAGGATATGGCGGTGGCGAACGTGGTTACCGAAGCGGACGATGTGGTGCGACTCATGACGATTCATAAGAGTAAGGGCCTCGAATTTCCTGTGGTGTTCTTGTCGGGCATGCAAAAGCGGTTCAATAAACGCGATTTGACGTCGCCGCTGCTCATCGATAAGAACGCCGGCATCGGGCTTAAGGGCTATTATCCGGATATACGCGTCACATATCCGACCATGCCGTGGTTTTATGTGAAAGACGTCAAAGAAGCGGCCCTCAAGGCCGAGGAACAGCGTATTCTCTATGTTGCGTTGACGCGGGCTCGGGATAAACTCTTCATGACGGGTTTTATTAAAGGTTTGTCGAGTGAAAAGGGCCTGACCGCTGCGGGAAAACTGGTGAAAGCAGGTGCCTCGGTAGATACGCAGACATTGCCGAAGGACCTCATTACACAGGCGAACTCCTACTTGGATTGGGTTCTCATGGGGACAGCGCGACATCTGGACGGAGGGAATCCGTTGCGGGCAGGTATTGAATACGAAGGCTCCACATGCTTTGATTTAAAGGATAAACAATGTCGCATCAAGGTTGAAATACATGACGGTGCGGCGTATGGCGATTTGGATTACAAAGCCGATGTAGACGAAACGACAATCGGCAAGGTGCGCGAATTGGCGGCGGTCAATGAGGTCGCATTGCCGCAAGTTATCGTCGATCGGTTCAACTATACCTATCCCTACGAAGATGCCTGTCGCAGAACCGCTAAAATATCCGTCAGCGAGTTGAAGCGACGCTTTCAGGAACGGGAGGAAGAAGCGGGCGATATCGATTCTCTGCCGCGGTCAGAACCTGTCGAAAGAACGCCTGAGAGGATTGGAGCGCCATGTAACGTTCAGTCAGAGCCTAATAGTGAGGTCGCTGACAGTGGTGATATAGATTCTAGTGTTGAGGCGGTATCTAAGACCGATACCATTATGGCCTTACAGCCTTCTGTTGTAGTAGATGACGATGCATTAGCAAATTCCGTGTTCGGCAGAAAACCGCGGGTGTTACAGTCCGAAGAGGACGTGCTCACGGGCGCTCAATGGGGGACCCTCATGCACGAGGCCATGCAGTGGCTGCCGATTGATACCTATACGCAGGTATCCTTGTCGAAGCGATTGGATGAATTGGTATTGAAGGGGACTTTCACGGCGGAAGAACGGAATTTACTGAATGATTCCGGACTGTATCGATTCTTCACATCGGATCTCGGTAAGCGTTTAATTGCATCAAAGCGCGTGGAACGGGAGTTGCCGTTCAGCATGCTCTTTGACGGGCAGCGTGTTTACGAGACCCTTGAAGCGGGAGAGAATCTGTTCCTTCAAGGGATTATCGACACCGCCTTTGAAGAGGACGGGGCGTGGGTTCTCGTGGATTACAAGACCGACCGCGTTCAATCCGGCGAT